A stretch of Pyrenophora tritici-repentis strain M4 chromosome Unknown M4_contig_00046, whole genome shotgun sequence DNA encodes these proteins:
- a CDS encoding ComEC, membrane metal-binding protein, which produces MLVITPTATTTPVFTAASTNIATAAPTLPILAIHSVLAALAIPAAPAVLAAPALANYAPTISALTALTPAAFTLNAPTPTVTALIAATLNALALTAIALATLAILATTTLLPLLLLLFLLLLLLRLLLLRPALATLTPTALTPPHSAILPITASALATSSISTIPVLLAALAFPAVPAVSTALFCPLPPTPPPPAVTAVSAAATAPLVAALTTLATFAFLAALNIFAINPTASVLAAPDTLTISTVLTLSLVLVTCTALNILITTPTTPAPVAASAPAILAAYNILTSTSYLLQLIYTSGYCYCYCYSPTFAILATLTVLTILAVLTILAVLIILAASAVLTILAVLVVLAASAVLSTLTALTILAVPAVLAIATINLIVNSLAVRPFLALPLLLLLSSQSSQSP; this is translated from the exons atgctcgttattactcctacggctactactacacctgtgtttactgccgcttctacaaatatcgccactgcggcccctacgcttcctattcttgctatccactccgtccttgctgctctcgccattccagctgctcctgctgtcctcgctgctcctgctctcgctaattacgctcctactatttccgcccttactgctcttactcctgcagcttttactcttaatgcgcctactcctacggttactgctcttattgctgctactcttaatgctctagctctcactgctattgctctcgctactctcgctattcttgctactactact ctcctacccttgctactcctgctattcttactgctcctgctcctacggctcttacttctacgtcctgctcttgctactcttactcctaccgctcttactcctccgcattccgcaatcctccctattactgcttctgctctcgccacttcctctatctctactatccccgtccttcttgctgctctcgctttccccgctgttcccgctgtctctactgctctcttctgccccttacctcctacgcctcctccacctgcggtaactgcggtttcggcggccgctaccgctcctcttgtcgctgctcttactaccctcgctactttcgctttccttgctgctcttaatatcttcgctatcaatcctacggcttctgttctcgctgctcctgatactcttactatctctactgtccttactttgtcccttgtccttgtaacttgcactgctcttaatattcttattactactcctactacccctgcacctgttgccgcttctgcccctgctatccttgctgcttataatatccttacttctacctcttacctcttacagcttatatacacctccggctactgctattgctactgctactctcctactttcgctatcctcgctactcttactgtccttactatcctcgctgttcttactatcctcgctgtcctcattatcctcgctgcttccgctgtccttacaatcctcgctgtcctcgttgtcctcgctgcttccgctgtcctttctacccttactgcccttactatcctcgctgttcccgctgtccttgcaatcgctacaattaacttaatagttaattcccttgccgttcgcccctttcttgcgctgcccttgttgctcttactgtcctcgcaatcatcgcaatcaccttaa